From Aquabacter sp. L1I39, the proteins below share one genomic window:
- a CDS encoding helix-turn-helix transcriptional regulator has protein sequence MEETSEVAGAAAMGIASDSRWMLPNGFDSLDLPPHERLLPDSVAQVSYPQFSLRPGLEVYTFEARVRAPVDLTYEVLSGEPYLWLALNFSGRNLYVHDGGLEGAILPTSSHFAMLRDPSSTFHYGPGHHVTSGMAVTPERLSEMLQGQRPNRTIAAFLDGTFDPFIASAAPTAAMRTIAEQIASNPYRGVMETLYLEGKAFEMLAEYMSAFCEDAVPAPSGRARRLALAARDILMADPAHPPRIEEVAAQVGLSQRRLNEVFREVFGASPLQCLVRWRLDLAHQWLGRGDLSVKQVAHRLGYAHASNFSLAFTRRFGHPPTGAPEPADPAG, from the coding sequence ATGGAAGAGACATCCGAGGTCGCGGGCGCGGCGGCGATGGGCATTGCGTCCGACAGCCGGTGGATGCTGCCCAACGGGTTCGACAGCCTGGACCTGCCACCCCATGAGCGCCTTCTGCCGGACAGCGTGGCACAGGTGAGCTATCCGCAATTCTCCCTGCGGCCCGGGCTGGAGGTCTACACTTTCGAGGCGCGCGTGCGCGCGCCGGTGGACCTGACCTATGAGGTGCTCTCCGGGGAGCCCTATCTCTGGCTGGCGCTGAATTTTTCAGGGCGCAACCTCTATGTCCATGATGGCGGCCTGGAGGGCGCCATCCTGCCCACCAGCAGCCATTTCGCCATGCTGCGCGACCCGTCCAGCACCTTCCATTACGGGCCGGGCCACCACGTGACGTCCGGCATGGCGGTGACGCCCGAGCGGCTCAGCGAGATGCTCCAGGGCCAGCGGCCGAACCGCACCATCGCCGCGTTCCTGGATGGCACCTTCGACCCTTTCATCGCCTCCGCCGCGCCCACCGCGGCCATGCGCACCATTGCCGAGCAGATCGCCAGCAACCCCTATCGGGGCGTGATGGAGACCCTCTATCTGGAGGGCAAGGCGTTCGAGATGCTGGCGGAATACATGTCCGCCTTCTGCGAGGACGCGGTGCCCGCGCCCAGCGGGCGGGCGCGGCGGCTGGCGCTGGCGGCGCGGGACATCCTGATGGCCGACCCCGCCCATCCGCCCCGCATCGAGGAGGTGGCCGCCCAGGTGGGGCTCTCCCAGCGGCGGCTGAACGAGGTGTTCCGGGAGGTGTTCGGCGCCTCGCCGCTGCAATGCCTGGTGCGCTGGCGACTCGATCTCGCCCACCAATGGCTCGGCAGGGGCGACTTGAGCGTCAAACAGGTGGCGCACCGGCTGGGCTATGCCCATGCCAGCAATTTCTCCCTCGCCTTCACCCGCCGCTTCGGCCACCCGCCCACCGGCGCGCCGGAGCCCGCCGACCCGGCGGGCTGA
- the edd gene encoding phosphogluconate dehydratase: MDGSSSIQARVGEVTERIARRSAAGRERYLDRIAAAARNTPARRGLGCANQAHGFAACGPHDKAELRAGEGPNLAIVTAYNDMLSAHEPYERFPALIRNAAREAGGTAQVAGGVPAMCDGITQGEAGMELSLFSRDVIALSTAVALSHQTFDAAVYLGICDKIVPGLVIGALSFGHLPAVFLPSGPMTSGLPNDEKSKIRQLFAEGRIGRDELLEAEARSYHGPGTCTFYGTANTNQMMMEIMGLHLPGASFVTPNTPLRDALTREGVHRALAHTALGNQYKPIGRMLNEKAFVNAVVGLHATGGSTNHTLHLVAMAAAAGLTLTWDDFSDLAEVVPLLTRIYPNGKADVNHFHAAGGMGFVIRELLSQGLLHADVETVWGTGLDGYAVEPGLDADAQLTWRPAAEASGDAAVLRPVAEPFQPTGGLRVLTGNLGRAVAKTSAVAPERHVIEAPARVFHSQEAFQQAFKAGSLTGDFVAVIRFQGPSANGMPELHKLMPPLGVLQDRGQKVALVTDGRLSGASGKVLSAIHVTPEAVHGGAIAKIGDGDLVRVDGVAGTLSVLVEEAELARRLPAQVDLSASHEGVGRDLFGAFRGAVGAADHGASIFRAA, translated from the coding sequence ATGGACGGCAGCAGCAGCATCCAGGCCCGGGTGGGCGAAGTGACCGAGCGGATCGCCCGCCGGAGCGCCGCCGGACGCGAACGTTATCTCGACCGGATCGCGGCGGCCGCGCGCAACACCCCGGCGCGTCGGGGCCTTGGCTGCGCCAACCAGGCCCACGGCTTTGCCGCCTGCGGCCCCCATGACAAGGCGGAATTGCGGGCAGGGGAGGGGCCGAATCTGGCCATCGTCACCGCCTATAACGACATGCTCTCCGCTCACGAGCCCTATGAGCGCTTCCCCGCCCTCATCCGCAATGCCGCGCGGGAGGCGGGGGGCACCGCCCAGGTGGCGGGGGGCGTGCCGGCCATGTGCGACGGCATCACCCAGGGCGAGGCTGGCATGGAACTGTCCCTCTTCTCCCGCGACGTGATCGCCCTTTCCACCGCGGTCGCGCTCTCCCACCAGACCTTCGACGCGGCGGTGTATCTCGGCATCTGCGACAAGATCGTGCCCGGCCTCGTCATCGGCGCGCTCTCCTTCGGCCATTTGCCGGCGGTGTTCCTGCCGAGCGGCCCCATGACGTCGGGCCTGCCCAATGACGAGAAATCCAAGATCCGCCAGCTGTTCGCGGAAGGGCGCATCGGCCGGGACGAACTCCTGGAGGCCGAGGCGCGCTCCTATCATGGGCCGGGCACCTGCACCTTCTACGGCACCGCCAACACCAACCAGATGATGATGGAGATCATGGGCCTGCATTTGCCCGGCGCCTCCTTCGTCACCCCCAACACGCCGCTGCGCGACGCGCTCACCCGCGAGGGCGTGCACCGGGCGCTCGCCCATACCGCGCTGGGCAACCAATACAAGCCCATCGGGCGGATGCTGAACGAGAAGGCCTTCGTGAATGCGGTGGTGGGCCTTCACGCCACCGGTGGCTCCACCAATCACACGCTGCATCTGGTGGCCATGGCGGCGGCGGCGGGGCTCACCCTCACCTGGGATGACTTCTCGGACCTTGCCGAAGTGGTGCCCCTGCTCACCCGCATCTATCCCAACGGCAAGGCGGACGTGAACCATTTCCATGCCGCCGGCGGGATGGGCTTCGTGATCCGCGAACTGCTCTCGCAGGGGCTCCTGCACGCGGACGTGGAGACCGTCTGGGGCACGGGCCTTGATGGCTATGCGGTGGAACCGGGCCTGGATGCGGATGCCCAGCTCACCTGGCGCCCGGCGGCGGAGGCCTCGGGCGATGCGGCGGTGCTGCGGCCGGTGGCCGAGCCGTTCCAGCCCACGGGAGGCCTGCGGGTGCTCACCGGCAATCTCGGCCGGGCGGTGGCGAAGACCTCGGCGGTGGCGCCCGAACGCCATGTGATCGAGGCGCCCGCCCGCGTCTTCCATTCCCAGGAGGCGTTCCAACAGGCCTTCAAGGCCGGCAGCCTGACGGGGGATTTCGTGGCGGTGATCCGCTTCCAGGGGCCGAGCGCCAATGGCATGCCCGAATTGCACAAGCTGATGCCGCCCTTGGGCGTGCTCCAGGACCGGGGGCAGAAGGTGGCCCTCGTCACCGACGGGCGGCTCTCAGGCGCTTCCGGCAAGGTGCTCTCCGCCATCCATGTGACGCCCGAGGCCGTCCATGGCGGCGCCATCGCCAAGATCGGGGATGGCGACCTGGTGCGGGTGGATGGGGTTGCTGGCACGCTGTCCGTGCTGGTGGAGGAAGCCGAGCTCGCCCGCCGGCTGCCGGCGCAGGTGGACCTTTCCGCCTCTCACGAGGGCGTCGGCCGCGACCTCTTCGGCGCCTTCCGGGGCGCGGTGGGCGCTGCCGATCATGGCGCGTCCATCTTCCGGGCGGCCTGA
- a CDS encoding Nif11-like leader peptide family RiPP precursor — MNEKLAALLAAIETDPDVASRFQDALPEHEPLTPEMFLAAAQAAGFTLSPEDLPQAGLLSEAELEGVSGGGNPFMILERWRSAMRITK, encoded by the coding sequence GTGAACGAGAAACTTGCGGCGCTACTGGCCGCCATTGAGACCGATCCGGATGTGGCGTCGCGCTTTCAAGACGCGCTGCCCGAGCACGAGCCCCTGACGCCGGAAATGTTTCTGGCGGCGGCACAGGCGGCCGGCTTCACCCTTTCCCCCGAGGACCTGCCGCAGGCCGGCCTGCTGAGCGAGGCGGAGCTGGAAGGGGTGAGCGGCGGTGGAAATCCCTTCATGATCCTGGAGCGGTGGCGCAGCGCCATGAGGATCACGAAGTGA
- a CDS encoding Nif11-like leader peptide family RiPP precursor codes for MSHKLSAFLDAVETDPEVLSRVRAALPENAPLTADMFVKAAHAAGFALSREDLPFGTAALDERALEELSGGVRPRDLRTEAIPTLAWQAKTWRKVWNKLFG; via the coding sequence ATGAGCCACAAGCTCTCGGCCTTTCTGGACGCTGTCGAGACCGATCCGGAGGTTCTGTCCCGGGTGCGGGCTGCTCTGCCGGAGAATGCGCCGCTCACAGCGGACATGTTTGTGAAAGCTGCACATGCCGCCGGCTTTGCCTTGTCGCGGGAGGACCTTCCCTTCGGCACGGCGGCGCTGGACGAGCGGGCGCTGGAAGAGCTCTCGGGCGGCGTGCGCCCACGCGACCTGCGGACCGAAGCAATCCCGACCCTCGCGTGGCAGGCCAAGACCTGGCGCAAGGTCTGGAACAAGCTCTTCGGCTGA
- a CDS encoding MBL fold metallo-hydrolase has translation MSAHQGAPATGGITQIAPGLLRVTVPLPFPPSEVNAWLLADEGGWTLVDSGVDDAATRALFTAVLAHPLLGGLPVKRLLVTHFHPDHLGLCGWLHARTGAPVHMARTEWLQARTLLAEPAQMVIPHIVDHGRWCAAPDAYLEMVERRGLIFNRWVTALPHSYVRLKEGDELDLAGTRWRVLIGEGHAPEMVCLFSAERNILIAADQILGRITPFIGVWAGEPEADPLGLFLSSLARFEPLPRETLVLPSHGEPFFGLHARIAELKAHHEERLAKLMDFCAAPRSVMEAATILFRKLPTEQVGFGIGEALAHLRHLVVRGQLQVVQGAPVGLFQRV, from the coding sequence ATGTCGGCACATCAGGGAGCGCCCGCCACGGGGGGCATCACGCAGATCGCTCCTGGCCTTCTGCGGGTCACCGTGCCGCTGCCTTTCCCGCCCAGCGAGGTGAATGCCTGGCTGCTCGCCGACGAGGGCGGCTGGACGCTGGTGGATTCCGGCGTCGATGATGCCGCCACCCGCGCCCTCTTCACCGCCGTCCTTGCCCATCCCTTGCTGGGCGGCCTGCCGGTGAAGCGGCTGCTCGTCACCCATTTCCATCCGGATCATCTGGGCCTGTGCGGCTGGCTCCATGCCCGCACCGGCGCGCCCGTGCACATGGCGCGCACCGAATGGCTCCAGGCCCGCACGCTGCTCGCCGAGCCGGCGCAGATGGTCATTCCCCATATTGTCGACCATGGCCGCTGGTGCGCGGCCCCGGACGCCTATCTGGAGATGGTGGAGCGGCGGGGGCTGATCTTCAACCGCTGGGTCACGGCGCTTCCCCACTCCTATGTGCGCCTCAAGGAGGGCGACGAACTGGACCTTGCCGGCACCCGCTGGCGGGTGCTGATCGGCGAAGGTCACGCGCCGGAAATGGTCTGCCTGTTCAGCGCCGAGCGGAACATCCTCATCGCCGCCGACCAGATTCTGGGCCGCATCACCCCCTTCATCGGGGTCTGGGCGGGAGAGCCTGAGGCGGATCCCCTGGGTCTGTTCCTGTCCTCGCTCGCCCGCTTCGAGCCGCTGCCGCGCGAGACGCTGGTGCTGCCCTCCCATGGCGAGCCTTTCTTCGGCCTGCATGCGCGCATCGCCGAGCTGAAGGCCCATCACGAGGAGCGCCTCGCCAAGCTGATGGACTTTTGCGCCGCCCCCCGCTCCGTGATGGAGGCGGCCACCATCCTCTTCCGCAAATTGCCCACCGAGCAGGTCGGCTTCGGCATCGGTGAGGCCCTGGCCCATCTGCGTCATCTGGTGGTGCGGGGGCAGTTGCAGGTGGTGCAGGGGGCGCCCGTGGGGCTTTTCCAGCGGGTGTGA
- a CDS encoding sulfite exporter TauE/SafE family protein, with protein MTIYLPIAEMPAAIFTIFAMGLAVGFISGMFGVGGGFLMTPLLIFAGVPAAVSVASVSAHMAASSFSGALSYLRKGLIDLPLAGVLLAGGFTGTGLGVGAFTLLRAYGQIDFAIRVSYVLLLSGIGTMMLVESVRAIVRSRGGRAATVRRPGTHGWFLRLPWKMRFRRSRIYVSVLPVIALGLGIGFLGAVLGVGGGFLLVPGLIYLLRVPTQTSVGTSLVLTLATMTAATILQATFNGTVDAILALILVIGGTVGAQFGARAGQTLKAEHLRLLLALLVLAVGLRVGVDLVRPPVDPYAVTIQEGRL; from the coding sequence GTGACCATCTATCTGCCGATCGCCGAAATGCCGGCGGCCATCTTCACCATATTCGCCATGGGATTGGCGGTCGGGTTCATCTCCGGAATGTTCGGCGTGGGCGGCGGCTTCCTCATGACGCCTTTGCTCATCTTCGCCGGCGTGCCCGCCGCCGTGTCGGTGGCGAGCGTGTCCGCCCACATGGCGGCCTCCTCCTTTTCCGGCGCCCTGTCCTATCTGCGCAAGGGCCTGATCGACCTGCCTCTGGCCGGCGTGCTGCTGGCGGGAGGCTTTACGGGGACAGGCCTCGGGGTGGGCGCCTTCACGCTGCTGCGCGCTTATGGGCAGATCGATTTCGCCATTCGGGTGTCCTATGTGCTGCTGCTGTCGGGCATCGGCACCATGATGCTGGTGGAAAGCGTGCGCGCCATCGTGCGCAGCCGTGGCGGCCGGGCGGCCACCGTACGCCGGCCGGGCACCCATGGCTGGTTTCTGCGTCTGCCCTGGAAGATGCGCTTCCGCCGCTCGCGCATCTATGTCTCGGTGCTGCCGGTGATCGCGCTGGGGCTCGGCATCGGCTTTCTCGGCGCTGTGCTGGGCGTGGGGGGTGGCTTCCTGCTGGTGCCCGGCCTCATCTATCTGCTGCGCGTGCCCACCCAAACCTCGGTCGGCACGTCCCTCGTGCTGACACTGGCCACCATGACGGCGGCCACCATCCTCCAGGCCACCTTTAACGGCACCGTGGATGCCATCCTCGCCTTGATCCTGGTGATTGGCGGGACGGTTGGCGCGCAGTTCGGCGCCCGCGCGGGGCAGACGCTGAAGGCGGAACATCTGCGCCTGCTGCTGGCGCTGCTGGTGTTGGCGGTGGGCCTTCGGGTGGGGGTGGACCTGGTGCGCCCGCCGGTCGATCCCTATGCGGTCACCATCCAGGAGGGCCGGCTGTGA
- a CDS encoding TIGR02186 family protein gives MRILQALVLALVLFAGSGGFACAQRLILSVSQPEVLITSNFAGADLVLFGVVEGVPDADHRYDYAVTVRGPQESFITWRKSRVAGIYINTDSRTFVDAPAVLAVATNRPAVQIAPAEVLRREQVGLSRNIFVQRVGPDFADVVADDPFRLAFLRIKQADGLYSEEPNGVLLLSPQVFRTSFRIPASAPVGTYEVEVKLFGQGQLLASAKTSVVVRKSGFGQQIAALAEDHGFLYGLCVACGALAIGFGANFVFRKD, from the coding sequence ATGCGCATTCTGCAGGCGCTCGTCCTCGCGCTGGTGCTGTTCGCCGGATCGGGCGGGTTCGCCTGCGCCCAGCGGCTTATCCTGTCCGTGTCACAGCCGGAAGTGCTCATCACGTCCAATTTCGCGGGCGCCGACCTCGTCCTGTTCGGCGTGGTCGAAGGCGTGCCCGATGCGGACCATCGGTATGATTACGCCGTCACCGTGCGCGGCCCGCAGGAGAGTTTCATCACCTGGCGCAAATCGCGGGTGGCGGGCATCTATATCAATACGGACAGCCGCACCTTTGTGGACGCCCCCGCCGTTCTGGCGGTGGCCACCAATCGGCCGGCGGTGCAGATCGCCCCGGCGGAGGTGCTGCGGCGCGAGCAGGTGGGCCTGTCGCGCAACATCTTCGTCCAGCGGGTCGGTCCCGATTTTGCCGACGTGGTTGCGGACGATCCGTTCCGCCTCGCCTTCCTGCGCATCAAGCAGGCGGATGGGCTCTATAGCGAGGAGCCGAACGGCGTCCTGCTGCTGTCGCCTCAGGTGTTCCGCACCAGCTTCCGCATTCCCGCCTCGGCGCCCGTGGGGACCTATGAGGTGGAGGTCAAGCTGTTCGGCCAGGGGCAGCTTTTGGCCAGCGCCAAGACCTCGGTGGTGGTGCGCAAGTCCGGCTTCGGCCAGCAGATCGCGGCGCTGGCGGAAGATCACGGCTTCCTCTACGGCCTGTGCGTGGCCTGTGGGGCGCTCGCCATCGGTTTTGGCGCGAACTTCGTCTTCCGCAAGGACTGA
- a CDS encoding enoyl-CoA hydratase-related protein, with amino-acid sequence MAAGDVSISVEGGIARLVLTNPERRNAISSAMWRALSAFAAEAVGRSDIRVALLRGEGTLAFSGGADISDFSAARSDASGAQSYDELVESACAAIEAIPFPVVALVHGACVGAGAALAASCDLRIAADNGFFAIPAARLGLGYDPRGVARLVRAYGAQTVRQLFYGAERLDARRAFELGALDHMAAPDEVDALADRVVSRIAENAPLTLRAAKLSIRAATGAGGQAAAEARRLTILANGSADYREGRLAFAEKRAPRFTGA; translated from the coding sequence ATGGCCGCCGGAGACGTTTCCATCAGCGTGGAGGGGGGCATCGCCCGCCTGGTCCTTACCAATCCCGAGCGGCGGAATGCCATTTCCAGCGCCATGTGGCGCGCACTTTCCGCCTTTGCGGCGGAAGCGGTGGGGCGCAGCGACATCCGCGTGGCGCTGCTGCGGGGGGAGGGCACGCTGGCCTTTTCCGGCGGTGCCGACATTTCCGACTTCTCCGCCGCCCGCTCGGATGCGTCCGGCGCGCAGAGCTATGACGAACTGGTGGAAAGCGCCTGCGCCGCCATCGAGGCCATTCCTTTCCCCGTGGTGGCGCTGGTGCATGGCGCCTGCGTGGGGGCGGGCGCGGCGCTCGCCGCCAGCTGCGACCTGAGAATCGCCGCCGACAACGGCTTCTTCGCCATTCCCGCCGCCCGCCTTGGCCTTGGCTATGATCCGCGCGGCGTCGCCCGGCTGGTGCGCGCCTATGGCGCGCAGACGGTGCGCCAGCTCTTCTATGGCGCCGAGCGGCTCGATGCCCGCCGCGCCTTTGAGCTCGGCGCCCTCGACCATATGGCGGCCCCGGACGAGGTGGATGCCCTCGCCGACCGGGTCGTCTCCCGCATCGCCGAGAATGCGCCGCTCACCTTGCGGGCCGCCAAGCTCTCCATCCGCGCCGCGACCGGCGCAGGCGGGCAGGCGGCGGCGGAGGCGCGGCGCCTGACGATCCTCGCCAATGGCAGCGCAGACTACCGGGAAGGCCGCCTCGCCTTCGCCGAGAAGCGCGCGCCCCGCTTCACCGGCGCCTGA
- a CDS encoding 2-hydroxyacid dehydrogenase, with the protein MREALVFHSELDAAAPWVEALNAELPDLDLRVSPDVGDPEAVRYALVWKPPHGFFAPFTNLKLVVNLGAGVDALVARDDLPPVPITRISDPDMSRMMASFVLMAVLRHARDIPLFEKAQREGRWHYVQPRPADEISVGVLGLGELGGTAAAEIARQGFRVSGWSRTPKEIPGVACVSGMEALPAFLRASEILVVMLPLTPATRHILNAETLALLPRGAKLINVARGAIIDEPALVAALRSGALGGATLDVFETEPLPAQSPLWGMENVLITPHLASTAIPKSAAAQIAANIRRIQAGESVANPVDPQRGY; encoded by the coding sequence ATGCGCGAAGCTCTCGTCTTCCATAGCGAACTGGATGCCGCCGCTCCCTGGGTGGAGGCGCTCAACGCCGAGCTGCCCGACCTGGATCTGCGAGTCTCGCCGGACGTGGGCGACCCCGAGGCCGTGCGCTATGCGCTGGTGTGGAAGCCGCCGCACGGCTTCTTCGCGCCGTTCACGAACCTCAAGCTGGTGGTCAATCTGGGCGCCGGCGTCGACGCGCTGGTGGCCCGGGACGATTTGCCGCCCGTGCCCATCACCCGCATTTCCGATCCCGACATGTCGCGCATGATGGCCTCTTTCGTGCTGATGGCGGTGCTGCGCCATGCGCGGGACATCCCGCTGTTCGAGAAGGCGCAGCGGGAGGGGCGGTGGCACTATGTGCAGCCCCGCCCGGCGGACGAGATTTCCGTGGGCGTGCTGGGCCTCGGCGAACTGGGCGGAACGGCGGCGGCCGAGATCGCCCGCCAGGGCTTCCGCGTCTCGGGCTGGTCGCGCACCCCCAAGGAGATCCCAGGCGTTGCCTGCGTTAGCGGGATGGAGGCGCTGCCGGCCTTTCTTCGCGCGAGCGAGATCCTGGTGGTGATGCTGCCGCTCACCCCTGCGACCCGGCACATCCTGAATGCCGAGACCCTCGCTTTGCTGCCGCGGGGCGCCAAGCTCATCAATGTGGCGCGGGGCGCCATCATCGACGAGCCGGCCCTTGTGGCGGCCCTGCGTTCGGGCGCGCTGGGCGGGGCGACGCTGGACGTGTTCGAGACCGAACCCTTGCCGGCCCAAAGCCCGCTCTGGGGCATGGAGAATGTGCTGATCACGCCGCACCTGGCCTCCACCGCCATCCCGAAATCGGCGGCGGCGCAGATCGCGGCCAATATCCGCCGCATCCAGGCGGGGGAAAGCGTGGCCAATCCGGTGGATCCCCAGCGGGGCTATTGA
- a CDS encoding pyroglutamyl-peptidase I family protein: protein MGAAGTILICGFGPFPGVPRNPSETAARDLARLRRPLLGALHRHVEILPTRWDALPHLADTLRSVRPDAVLLLGVAARRRVVNVEMRAVNVASAFPDAARRHAPQRAVQPGGPDVRVTRACVPHLVHKLRQAGLKAAPSRDAGRYLCNGAYFTALSVLAEARVPVVFVHLPGRAPGARAGRLRRANGLAQLLNALKRDPIRLNQSDG, encoded by the coding sequence ATGGGCGCGGCCGGCACCATCCTCATCTGCGGCTTCGGCCCGTTTCCCGGGGTGCCGCGCAATCCGTCCGAGACGGCCGCCCGCGACCTCGCGCGGCTGCGACGGCCCTTATTGGGCGCGTTGCACCGGCACGTTGAGATCCTCCCGACCCGGTGGGACGCCCTGCCCCACCTCGCGGACACGCTCCGGTCTGTGCGGCCGGACGCGGTGCTGCTGCTGGGCGTCGCCGCCCGCCGCCGGGTGGTGAATGTGGAGATGCGGGCGGTGAATGTGGCAAGCGCCTTTCCCGACGCCGCCCGCCGCCACGCGCCGCAGCGCGCCGTGCAGCCCGGGGGCCCGGACGTGCGCGTCACGCGCGCGTGCGTCCCGCATCTCGTCCATAAGCTGCGGCAGGCGGGGCTGAAGGCGGCGCCCTCGCGGGATGCGGGGCGCTATCTGTGCAATGGGGCCTATTTCACCGCGCTCTCGGTGCTGGCGGAGGCGCGGGTGCCGGTCGTTTTCGTGCATCTGCCGGGCCGCGCGCCCGGGGCCCGCGCGGGCAGGCTGCGCCGGGCAAACGGGCTGGCGCAGCTTCTCAATGCGCTAAAGCGAGATCCCATCAGATTGAATCAATCTGATGGGTAA